From the Ignavibacteriales bacterium genome, the window TAATTTTGGAATTAACTAAAGCAATAAAGTTATTAAAGAAAAACATCCATAAAGGAATGCGCCTCGATCCCAATCCCCGTACCAAATATAAGATCGTTACTGAAGTTCCTCCATATAAATGCAAAAACTTTAAAAATTCTTTAGGATATAGAATTCAGGTTGGTAAAAAATCCTTTATAAACATTCCGTTGGATATGTTAGAAATCTTAATAAACGATTCAAAAGAAACCGGTATTTATAACCGGAATAATTTCCTTAAAAAATATCCAAAACAAATTAAAGATAAACCGTGTTATGTACACGCCATTGGAAAGTTACTTCAATGTTCTGGAATAGCAGTGCAAGAAAACGGTAACTATATTATTCAAATTTAAAACTTCTTTTTAGAAGGTTTCATTAATTTAATTATCATTATGAATACTTCTTCACATTTATTAAGTAAATCCACTTTTCTAAGAGGATCTCAGTGTGGGAAATCTCTTTATTTAAATAAATTTCACAAGGAGTATCGAGACCCTATTGATGAGTCAAAACAAGCAATTTTTGATACAGGCCATATAGTTGGAGAACTTGCAAAAAGATTATTCCCAGGTGGAGTAGATTCTAATTTTGGTGCTGACTTGGATACTCAAAAAGCTATAAATGAGACAAAAAGACTTATTGATTCAGGAATAAAAGTAATTTATGAAGCAGCCTTTATGTTTCAAGAGTGTTTGACTGTAGTGGATATCTTGGTCCATGATGGAGATTGCTGGAAAGCTTATGAGGTAAAAAGTTCTGCATCCATAAAAAAGGTAAATATACTCGATATATCATATCAGTATTATATTATTAAAGAATCTGGATTACCATTAGATGATATTTTTATTGTATATATTGATAGTGATTATGTAAGAATAGGTGATTTGGATGTTACAAAGCTTTTCAAAAGAGAATCATTAAAAGTAAAATGTGAAGAAAATAAGAAACTGATAGAAAAATCTGTGAATGACTTTAAAAGTATCCTTCAGTCTTCGGATACTCCTTCAATTGATATCGGGGAGCAATGTTTTTCGCCATATGATTGTGATTTTTATGGTTACTGTTGGAGTCATATCCCGGAAAACTCTGTATTTGATATAGCAGGAATGAGAATGAAAAAGAAATTAGAACTTTATAAGAATGGAATAACAAAATTATCTGACATAGATGAAGATGAAGTAAGTGAATTGCAACTAATACAGATTCAATCCCATAAAACGAATAATTCGCGGATAGACAAACAAAAAATTCAAGAATTTATTGACAATCTTAGATATCCGCTATATTTTTTGGATTTTGAAACTATAAATCCGGCTATTCCACTTTATGATAATACACGCCCATACAGACAGATCCCATTTCAGTACTCTTTACATGTTTTGGATAATATGTCCACTGAACCCAGACATTTTGAATTCTTAGCTAATAGTAGTAATGACTCCAGGGAACAATTCATAATTTCCTTGATTGAACATTTACAAAAAGAAGGCGATATAATTGTATATAATATGTCATTTGAGAGCAGCCGGTTAAGTGAAATAGCATTAGCGTTTCCTAAATATAAAGATGAAGTTGAAGCAATTATAAACCGTGCCAAGGATCTGATGGGTCCCTTTAGAGAGAAATCGTATTATAAACCTGATATGAATGGATCGTATTCTTTAAAAGTGGTTTTACCTTCACTAGTACCCGAAATGAGCTATGATGGACTACAAATCTCAAATGGTTCCTCTGCCAGCAGTGCATTTTTATATTTAATTGGGAATAATATAGAAGGAAAAGAGAAAGAAGAAATTAGAAATAACTTACTTGAATATTGTAAACTAGATACACTTGCTCTTGTAAGGATTTTAGAGGTATTGAACAAAGAAGTAGTATAAACCAAAATCTTAAATTATATTGCCCAAAGAGATAACAAAAGAACTGCTAAGACAGGTTGAAATCACAGCATCAGTTTATGAAAGTCCTGGTAAGTATTCCGAACATGATATGGCCGATCGCTATAATTGCAGTGTGCAGAGTATAAGGAGGGATTTCGTCAAAATTAGAAGTGAAGGGGTTTCTATTCATTCTTCTAAAGGCAAACTATATATTGAAAATAAAATAAAATTAAATAAACTTAATCAGCTCATATCTCTATATCTCGCTCTTAATGAGAACGACCTTATTAGAAATTTGGGACCAATTACAAGAAAGTACGGTAATAAAACCTTGAGCATTTTTGTAAAAATCATTAAAGCAATAAACGAAAAAAGGAAACTTAGTATTGAATACGGAATTACATCATACGGAGATCCTATAAAAAGAGTGGTTACCCCAATTGGGTTTAATAAGGTAGCACATACCTTCAACCTAATTGCTCTTGAGAATGATGTTCAAGATAATGTAAAATTTTTTTTATTTGAGCGAATTATCAGTGTTAAATTTAATAAAGAAAAATCATCCTTGAAAGTTTTTCCAAATTTGTATGACATATACAGGTTTTCCTGGTCAAACTATACCGGTATTAAGGAGTCGAGTAATGTAGAATTGTTATTTGATAAAAAACATAAAAAGTATTTAAAGGATAAGATATTTGTTCAAGAGCAAGAAGTAATTGACGTGCCGGAAGGCATATTATTAAAGCTAAAGGTAAAGATTTCTTTTGAGTTCATTTCCTGGGTAATGGGATGGGGTGGAGATGTAAAGGTAATAAAGCCTTCAAAGCTGAAAAAAGACATTTTGGAAAAGTCTAATTCGATCTTAAGATTATATTCATAAAATTTATTTTAACCTGATGAGAATTAATTAATCCTTGTTTTTACTATTTTTTTGTAAAAAAGGAGATAAATATTTGAATAGGGTAAATAGTAACAACATAAGTGAGATTTCAGATGCAGATTTACAAACCGGAGAATTTCAGTTTACGGATGAGGTATTCCAGACTAAAATTTCAAAGGGTTTAAAAAATGCTCTATATCCGTTTCACCAAACTAAAATCAATGAGTTTGAGTTTGATTTCATAAAATCTTATTTGTTCTCTTTATATGAAAGTGTCAGGATTGATTCGAACATCGAAATAATCGCCTTCAATACACATGCATCACTTCAGAATCCTATTGTTGTAGCTCCTCAAATAAGATCAAGGGATGAAAACAATAACGTTATCCTTGAAAACCAACTTATTACAGTTGATATTGGGTTTGGTAAATCACAATACCAGATGTCAATTT encodes:
- a CDS encoding WYL domain-containing transcriptional regulator, with product MPKEITKELLRQVEITASVYESPGKYSEHDMADRYNCSVQSIRRDFVKIRSEGVSIHSSKGKLYIENKIKLNKLNQLISLYLALNENDLIRNLGPITRKYGNKTLSIFVKIIKAINEKRKLSIEYGITSYGDPIKRVVTPIGFNKVAHTFNLIALENDVQDNVKFFLFERIISVKFNKEKSSLKVFPNLYDIYRFSWSNYTGIKESSNVELLFDKKHKKYLKDKIFVQEQEVIDVPEGILLKLKVKISFEFISWVMGWGGDVKVIKPSKLKKDILEKSNSILRLYS
- a CDS encoding DUF2779 domain-containing protein, with translation MNTSSHLLSKSTFLRGSQCGKSLYLNKFHKEYRDPIDESKQAIFDTGHIVGELAKRLFPGGVDSNFGADLDTQKAINETKRLIDSGIKVIYEAAFMFQECLTVVDILVHDGDCWKAYEVKSSASIKKVNILDISYQYYIIKESGLPLDDIFIVYIDSDYVRIGDLDVTKLFKRESLKVKCEENKKLIEKSVNDFKSILQSSDTPSIDIGEQCFSPYDCDFYGYCWSHIPENSVFDIAGMRMKKKLELYKNGITKLSDIDEDEVSELQLIQIQSHKTNNSRIDKQKIQEFIDNLRYPLYFLDFETINPAIPLYDNTRPYRQIPFQYSLHVLDNMSTEPRHFEFLANSSNDSREQFIISLIEHLQKEGDIIVYNMSFESSRLSEIALAFPKYKDEVEAIINRAKDLMGPFREKSYYKPDMNGSYSLKVVLPSLVPEMSYDGLQISNGSSASSAFLYLIGNNIEGKEKEEIRNNLLEYCKLDTLALVRILEVLNKEVV